The following coding sequences lie in one Komagataeibacter sucrofermentans DSM 15973 genomic window:
- a CDS encoding ATP-dependent Clp protease proteolytic subunit codes for MNGMQPNYRIRMDDEDPRDPDIPEPQGPETEEPDKNRTLSSPIGELESRLFDQRKVLVFGPINDKIARDVTGRLLALAGASDKPIDVYVNSPGGHVESGDTIHDMIRFVDSMAPVNMIGTGWVASAGALIFAAGNKERRYCLPNTRFLLHQPMGGVRGPATDIDIEAREIVKMRARLNHLFARETGQPYEKVCKDTDRNYWMSAEEAIAYGLVTRVIDKISDLH; via the coding sequence ATGAACGGCATGCAGCCGAACTACCGCATCCGCATGGATGATGAAGACCCGAGAGATCCCGATATCCCCGAACCCCAGGGCCCGGAAACCGAGGAGCCCGACAAGAACCGCACGCTGTCCTCGCCCATTGGCGAGCTTGAGAGCCGCCTGTTCGACCAGCGCAAGGTGCTGGTGTTCGGCCCGATCAACGACAAGATCGCCCGTGACGTGACCGGCCGCCTGCTCGCCCTTGCCGGTGCATCCGACAAGCCGATCGATGTGTACGTCAACTCGCCCGGCGGCCATGTGGAAAGTGGCGACACCATTCACGACATGATCCGCTTTGTCGATTCGATGGCGCCGGTGAACATGATCGGCACGGGCTGGGTCGCCTCCGCTGGCGCGCTGATCTTTGCCGCCGGCAACAAGGAGCGGCGCTACTGCCTGCCCAACACGCGCTTCCTGCTGCACCAGCCGATGGGCGGCGTGCGCGGGCCTGCCACCGATATCGACATCGAGGCCCGTGAGATCGTCAAGATGCGCGCGCGCCTCAACCACCTGTTCGCCCGCGAGACCGGCCAGCCTTACGAGAAGGTGTGCAAGGACACCGACCGTAACTACTGGATGTCCGCTGAAGAAGCGATCGCCTATGGCCTGGTGACGCGCGTGATCGACAAGATCTCGGACCTGCATTGA
- a CDS encoding ferritin-like domain-containing protein: MTKSLSDIYTTLPEARDPGAATPDAVAKADFNARHWSSPVAGPLKPGSPEHKKAVADMFRETFNPYKPSVIEWPELDAETLQRVTSLPIWDIAVQTEGKARLRMAAYARLIDDPDMKDALSRNAWEENRHKEVLSKMVAAYNIPLASEPPYIEPRDVEWAYMVTGFSECVDSFFAFGLFAIAQKSAFFPPVLIDTFEPVMQEECRHILLFANWLAWHRATMPWWKRPWFEARVLGVWFFLLYERLGMVTTFDADGNKHEQDNNFTVNGTKEVADVDVKLRDMIDICLIENERRFSGYDPRLARPKLAPNLARLIRFFLPRTPNSASLESQPGAA; this comes from the coding sequence ATGACGAAATCACTTTCTGACATTTATACAACCCTGCCCGAAGCCCGTGATCCGGGCGCTGCCACGCCAGATGCCGTGGCGAAGGCCGATTTCAATGCGCGGCATTGGTCCAGCCCGGTTGCTGGCCCGCTCAAGCCGGGCTCGCCCGAGCACAAGAAGGCCGTGGCGGACATGTTCCGCGAGACCTTCAACCCCTACAAGCCATCCGTCATCGAATGGCCTGAACTTGATGCCGAGACGCTGCAGCGCGTCACCTCCCTGCCGATCTGGGACATCGCGGTCCAGACCGAAGGCAAGGCCCGCCTGCGCATGGCCGCCTATGCCCGCCTGATCGACGACCCGGACATGAAGGACGCCCTGTCACGCAATGCGTGGGAGGAGAACCGGCACAAGGAAGTGCTGTCCAAGATGGTGGCGGCCTACAACATTCCGCTGGCCTCCGAGCCGCCCTACATCGAGCCGCGCGATGTGGAATGGGCCTATATGGTCACCGGTTTTTCGGAGTGCGTGGACAGCTTCTTCGCCTTCGGCCTGTTTGCCATCGCCCAGAAATCCGCTTTCTTCCCGCCTGTGCTGATCGATACGTTCGAGCCGGTGATGCAGGAAGAATGCCGCCACATCCTTCTGTTCGCCAACTGGCTGGCCTGGCACCGCGCCACCATGCCATGGTGGAAGCGCCCGTGGTTCGAGGCGCGCGTGCTCGGCGTATGGTTCTTCCTGCTCTATGAGCGGCTGGGCATGGTCACCACGTTCGATGCCGATGGCAACAAGCACGAGCAGGACAACAACTTCACCGTCAACGGCACGAAGGAAGTGGCTGATGTCGATGTGAAGCTGCGTGACATGATCGATATCTGCCTGATCGAGAACGAGCGCCGCTTCTCGGGCTACGATCCACGCCTGGCGCGGCCGAAGCTTGCGCCCAACCTTGCGCGCCTCATCCGCTTCTTCCTGCCGCGCACGCCCAACTCGGCCAGCCTTGAAAGCCAGCCCGGCGCGGCGTAA
- a CDS encoding cytochrome b yields the protein MTASSLSSPPAHYSWETRWLHWLTAVLVLEQFVVGQVGWHLMARTAAWRPFLVVTHTSLGVVLATVFIIRVAWGMTGGRAIRFPVVTMQDRVARSVHRLLYMLLGGEIVFGYMARWSTGRPIMAFGVPINSPLPMLMHGTHSFFTGLHHWTAWLLFCVALFHGLAGFYHLFIYRDRVFQRMLP from the coding sequence ATGACCGCATCTTCTCTTTCCTCGCCGCCTGCGCATTATAGTTGGGAGACACGGTGGCTGCACTGGCTGACCGCCGTTCTGGTGCTTGAGCAGTTCGTGGTGGGGCAGGTGGGCTGGCATCTCATGGCCCGCACCGCAGCGTGGCGGCCCTTTCTGGTCGTGACGCATACCTCGCTTGGGGTAGTGCTGGCCACGGTGTTCATCATCCGCGTGGCATGGGGCATGACCGGCGGTCGTGCCATTCGCTTCCCTGTCGTGACAATGCAGGATCGCGTGGCGCGCAGCGTGCATCGCCTGCTCTATATGCTGCTGGGCGGCGAGATCGTGTTCGGCTACATGGCGCGCTGGTCCACCGGGCGACCCATCATGGCGTTTGGCGTGCCGATCAATTCGCCCCTGCCCATGTTGATGCATGGAACACATTCCTTTTTTACAGGATTACATCACTGGACCGCATGGTTACTGTTCTGTGTGGCGCTCTTTCACGGACTGGCCGGGTTTTACCACCTGTTCATTTATCGTGACCGAGTTTTTCAACGGATGTTACCCTGA
- a CDS encoding bifunctional diguanylate cyclase/phosphodiesterase, whose translation MSNHIYELKVYDPFLLVGALIVCVTGAWITMRLVTRVAQTHGRQRLGWYCLASMAGASFVWCTHFAAMLAYHCNAQVHLDPLRTGVSLLVMLGAMPLAVMLAVRLYGRGGCMVGGVVLGLGIAGMHYIGMAAYRLDALVAWNGLLVVASVLIGAGCSATALMLALRPVNPRREIETTLALVGAVAGLHFTGMEAMRVVAMPQHMLAVHDNGQFLALGVSVIGGTMLMLIAGIASFVIDGSVRQESYEELHRMAMSDGLTGLPNRISFNERLHNEVSRADRDGEQFAVIGIDLNKFKEINDTRGHAAGDIVLTTLAERFSALLADGEFVARLGGDEFIAIHRTSDSAELHGFVERIQQALNQPIPIEDYVVTSGGSIGVAVYPVDASDSETLISRADMAMYRAKTDPHHTIWYYESALDQNMRARRALGEDLKVAMNSGQLSLFYQVQTVVATGEVSGYEALLRWEHPERGAIAPPEILQLADENGLIIKLGEWVLQTACEAAAGWNENVRVAVNMSAAQFLQPRFVVAVQENLARSGLAADRLVIEITEETVQRNPDRALAMANSLQALGVRLALDEFGGTHSVLHMLRAFPFSKLKIDRSLMQQVDTDPVVAQLVRSILLMGHALRISVLAQGIETRGQFSIASAEGCDEGQGYLIGHPAQSAQAAATIGGGSFASSIRAVPSPAFSPEI comes from the coding sequence ATGAGCAATCATATTTATGAACTGAAGGTGTATGATCCCTTCCTACTCGTCGGTGCGCTGATCGTATGCGTAACAGGCGCGTGGATTACGATGCGGCTGGTAACACGGGTCGCGCAGACCCATGGCCGCCAGCGCCTGGGCTGGTACTGCCTTGCCAGCATGGCAGGGGCGAGTTTTGTGTGGTGCACGCATTTTGCCGCCATGCTGGCCTATCATTGCAATGCCCAGGTGCATCTTGACCCGCTGCGCACGGGGGTTTCGCTACTGGTCATGCTGGGCGCGATGCCGCTGGCGGTGATGCTGGCGGTGCGCCTGTATGGTCGTGGCGGCTGCATGGTTGGCGGCGTCGTGCTCGGGCTGGGCATTGCCGGCATGCATTATATCGGCATGGCCGCCTACCGGCTTGATGCGCTCGTGGCCTGGAACGGGCTGCTTGTGGTCGCCTCCGTGCTGATTGGTGCGGGCTGCTCCGCCACGGCCCTGATGCTGGCGTTGCGCCCGGTCAATCCGCGCCGCGAGATCGAGACGACGCTGGCCCTTGTCGGCGCGGTTGCCGGGCTGCATTTTACCGGCATGGAGGCCATGCGTGTTGTGGCCATGCCGCAGCACATGCTGGCTGTACATGATAACGGGCAGTTCCTGGCGCTGGGGGTGTCGGTCATTGGCGGCACGATGCTCATGCTCATTGCCGGTATCGCCTCGTTTGTCATTGATGGCAGCGTGCGGCAGGAGTCCTATGAGGAACTGCATCGCATGGCCATGTCGGACGGGCTGACCGGCCTGCCCAACCGCATCAGCTTCAACGAGCGGCTGCACAACGAGGTCAGCCGGGCCGACCGCGATGGCGAACAGTTTGCCGTCATCGGCATCGACCTGAACAAGTTCAAGGAAATCAACGATACCCGCGGTCATGCGGCGGGCGATATCGTGCTGACCACGCTGGCCGAGCGCTTCAGCGCGCTGCTTGCGGATGGCGAGTTCGTGGCCCGCCTTGGTGGTGATGAGTTCATCGCCATTCACCGCACGTCCGACAGCGCGGAACTGCATGGTTTTGTCGAGCGGATCCAGCAGGCGCTCAACCAGCCGATCCCCATCGAGGATTACGTGGTGACAAGCGGCGGCAGTATTGGCGTTGCGGTCTATCCCGTCGATGCGAGCGACAGCGAGACCCTGATCTCGCGCGCGGACATGGCCATGTACCGCGCCAAGACCGATCCGCACCACACCATCTGGTACTATGAAAGCGCGCTTGACCAGAACATGCGCGCGCGCCGCGCCCTTGGCGAAGACCTGAAGGTCGCCATGAATAGCGGGCAGCTCTCGCTGTTCTATCAGGTGCAGACCGTGGTGGCGACGGGCGAGGTCTCGGGCTACGAGGCGCTACTGCGCTGGGAGCACCCCGAACGCGGCGCCATCGCCCCCCCCGAGATCCTGCAGCTTGCCGATGAGAACGGCCTCATCATCAAACTCGGCGAATGGGTGCTGCAGACAGCCTGTGAGGCAGCCGCAGGGTGGAACGAGAACGTCCGGGTTGCGGTCAATATGTCCGCTGCCCAGTTCCTCCAGCCCCGCTTCGTTGTGGCCGTGCAGGAAAATCTTGCCCGCAGCGGGCTTGCTGCCGACCGTCTGGTCATCGAGATCACGGAAGAAACCGTGCAGCGCAATCCTGACCGCGCGCTGGCCATGGCCAACAGCCTGCAGGCCCTTGGGGTGCGCCTCGCCCTTGATGAGTTTGGCGGCACCCATTCGGTGCTGCACATGCTGCGCGCGTTCCCTTTCAGCAAGCTCAAGATCGACCGTTCGCTCATGCAGCAGGTCGATACCGACCCGGTGGTGGCGCAGCTTGTGCGCTCCATCCTGCTCATGGGCCACGCGCTGCGCATCTCGGTTCTGGCCCAGGGGATCGAAACGAGGGGCCAGTTCAGCATCGCCTCCGCCGAAGGGTGTGACGAAGGCCAGGGTTACCTGATCGGCCACCCCGCGCAGTCGGCCCAGGCAGCGGCCACGATCGGTGGCGGATCTTTCGCCAGTTCCATACGCGCCGTCCCATCTCCCGCCTTCAGCCCCGAGATCTGA
- a CDS encoding EAL domain-containing protein, with amino-acid sequence MTSVQTPPGELDMTADVSLQLLEQATDGVVIINERNEVIFFNPAAEKLWGYSEAEVLGRNVSCLVPSVYRGDHDSYIDKNRKTGMNRIVGTSREVTFENKAGDYISGEMSISTALLGPEKKRYYMAFMKGVTEESHRRKLLDLQNTVFQAISNDMLVEDVADLVCREVESFVPNTVSVIILLDENNRLSILSGPGLPRRYAAALENMALTEGDLAALGNDLSEANSIVWDSYRSLGISLGLHNCWASAIKSRNGRISGIFALYSRNQYKLSDWPQKIVSGCVPFCSVVIENYEAQQHIAQLANHDSLTGFHNRTAIHKVIKSMIDHPGDNEFAVFMIDIDRFRDINDTLGHMNGDAFLKAVAQRLRDLSRSNYILSRSGGDEFVIVMPDSDEAKAVAFAETLIKAMQEPIEIAGNLLVVSLGIGISLFPENGPDSESLLGHAEIAMRRCKKEARGGYCVSSTADNRAAQDRLLLGSALRDSLAKGMLNLHYQPQVDIKTGKLYGVEALSRWKHPTLGNIYPSRFIAVAEDTGQIEAIGTWSLEEATKQIIDWERAGLYVPTVSVNLSAAHFRNRGLPALIERILKDRQISPERLCVEITESVMMDENEDTMEGLAAIRNLGVGLSMDDFGTGYSSLSRLTRLPLTEIKIDRSFIMNLDHDPNAQAVTTAVIGIGNRLGMTVVTEGVETEAQLKLLQGLNCDVVQGYLFARPMPSAELLEWSQGPAKTLTLELVASDEAESKTKK; translated from the coding sequence ATGACATCTGTACAGACCCCGCCCGGTGAACTTGACATGACCGCCGATGTCAGCCTCCAGCTGCTTGAGCAGGCGACGGATGGCGTGGTCATCATCAACGAGCGCAACGAGGTGATCTTTTTCAATCCGGCGGCTGAGAAACTGTGGGGCTATTCCGAGGCCGAAGTGCTGGGGCGCAACGTGAGCTGCCTCGTGCCATCGGTCTATCGTGGCGATCATGACAGCTATATCGACAAGAACCGCAAGACGGGCATGAACCGCATTGTCGGCACCTCGCGTGAGGTCACGTTCGAGAACAAGGCGGGTGACTACATCTCGGGCGAGATGTCGATCTCGACCGCGCTGCTCGGCCCGGAAAAGAAACGCTATTACATGGCCTTCATGAAAGGCGTGACCGAGGAGAGCCACCGCCGCAAGCTGCTCGACCTGCAGAATACGGTGTTCCAGGCCATCTCCAACGACATGCTTGTTGAAGACGTGGCCGATCTGGTGTGCCGCGAGGTGGAAAGCTTCGTGCCCAACACGGTCTCGGTCATCATCCTGCTGGATGAGAACAACCGCCTGAGCATCCTGTCCGGCCCCGGCCTGCCGCGCCGTTATGCCGCAGCACTCGAGAACATGGCCCTGACCGAAGGCGACCTTGCGGCGCTGGGCAATGACCTGTCGGAAGCCAACAGCATCGTGTGGGACAGCTACCGCTCGCTCGGCATCTCGCTGGGGCTGCACAACTGCTGGGCCTCGGCCATCAAATCGCGCAACGGGCGCATTTCGGGCATTTTCGCGCTATATTCGCGCAACCAGTACAAGCTGAGCGACTGGCCGCAGAAGATCGTGTCGGGCTGCGTGCCCTTCTGTAGCGTGGTGATCGAGAACTACGAGGCGCAGCAGCACATCGCCCAGCTTGCCAACCATGACTCGCTGACCGGCTTCCACAACCGCACCGCCATCCACAAGGTCATCAAGTCGATGATCGACCACCCGGGTGATAACGAGTTTGCGGTGTTCATGATCGATATCGACCGTTTCCGCGATATCAATGACACGCTCGGCCACATGAATGGCGATGCCTTCCTCAAGGCGGTGGCCCAGCGGCTCAGGGACCTGTCGCGCAGCAACTATATCCTCAGCCGATCGGGGGGGGACGAGTTCGTCATCGTCATGCCCGACAGTGACGAGGCCAAGGCCGTGGCCTTTGCCGAAACCCTGATCAAGGCCATGCAGGAGCCCATCGAGATCGCGGGCAACCTGCTTGTCGTCTCCCTTGGCATCGGCATCAGCCTGTTCCCCGAGAACGGACCTGATAGCGAATCCCTGCTTGGCCATGCCGAGATTGCCATGCGCCGGTGCAAGAAGGAGGCGCGCGGCGGATACTGCGTGTCCAGCACGGCCGACAACCGTGCCGCACAGGACCGGCTGCTGCTGGGCTCGGCGCTGCGTGATTCACTGGCCAAGGGCATGCTCAACCTGCACTATCAGCCGCAGGTCGATATCAAGACCGGCAAGCTGTATGGCGTTGAGGCGCTCTCGCGGTGGAAGCACCCGACGCTGGGCAACATCTATCCATCGCGCTTCATCGCGGTGGCGGAAGATACCGGGCAGATCGAGGCCATCGGCACCTGGTCGCTCGAAGAGGCGACAAAACAGATCATCGACTGGGAGCGCGCCGGGCTTTACGTGCCGACCGTTTCGGTCAACCTGTCGGCTGCCCATTTTCGCAATCGCGGGCTGCCCGCGCTGATCGAGCGCATCCTCAAGGATCGTCAGATCTCGCCGGAACGCCTGTGCGTGGAAATTACGGAAAGCGTGATGATGGATGAAAACGAGGATACGATGGAAGGCCTCGCCGCCATCCGCAACCTCGGCGTTGGTCTGTCGATGGATGATTTCGGCACGGGATATTCGTCGCTCTCCAGGCTGACGCGCCTGCCGCTGACCGAGATCAAGATCGACCGCAGCTTCATCATGAACCTTGACCATGACCCCAATGCCCAGGCCGTGACCACGGCGGTGATCGGTATTGGCAACCGCCTGGGCATGACTGTCGTGACCGAGGGTGTCGAGACCGAGGCCCAGCTCAAGCTGCTGCAGGGGCTGAACTGCGATGTGGTGCAGGGCTATCTGTTCGCACGGCCGATGCCGTCGGCGGAGCTGCTTGAATGGTCACAGGGGCCTGCCAAGACCCTTACGCTCGAACTTGTCGCCTCTGATGAGGCCGAAAGCAAAACGAAGAAATAG
- a CDS encoding EAL domain-containing protein, with amino-acid sequence MKTQKPSPSPAVVAIPEISFELLHQAHDGMVIIDDHNTILYANPAAETLWGYDPGTLVGRSVGELMAASVENGAAPFDINASIKAVEPVSGEVTFENRSGDYISAEVSLTAARVGVDGRRYRLMMVHGITGAGHRSRVVELQNTVFRSLSSEIQIQDVADMVCREVETLVPNTVAVLILLDEQNRLRILSGPGMPRRFAAALEDMRLTEADIAALANDLNEATTIVWDSYRSVGISLGLHHCWASAIRTRNGRITGIFALYSRSERNRGGWPAQIVNSCVPFCGVLIEQHEARQHISQLSNYDPLTGFLNRTAVHKVIRSLIGQPGDNHFALYMIDIDRFRDINDALGHINGDGFLKSVSERLKGVSRSNYVLSRSGPNEFLIIVPNTRREEALKFADMLHGCVKQPIEIGGNMIVPTLGIGISLFPENGPDGESLLSYAEQAMRQAKRSGLGVTHLARSEDNKAAQDRLLLGSALRESLAQGLLNLQYQPQIDVRNNTLYGVEALSRWNHPTLGNIYPSRFIAVAEETGQIEAIGTWSLERAVKQILEWDAHGIYVPTVAVNLSAGHFRNRNLPGFIARLLSDSKLEPHRLTVEITESVMMTENEDTNMVLQSIRNLGVALSMDDFGTGYSSLSRLTRLPLTEIKIDRSFIMNLEHDANAQAVTTAVIGIGGRLGMTVVTEGVETVRQLDLLCQLGCDVVQGYLFARPMPPEKLEEWLRDDRLAAVLKEAKESRAAASE; translated from the coding sequence ATGAAAACGCAGAAACCTTCCCCTTCGCCAGCTGTTGTGGCCATTCCTGAAATCAGTTTTGAACTGTTGCATCAGGCGCATGATGGCATGGTCATCATCGATGATCATAACACCATCCTCTATGCCAACCCCGCAGCCGAGACGTTATGGGGCTACGACCCTGGCACGCTTGTGGGGCGCTCCGTGGGGGAACTCATGGCCGCGTCGGTGGAGAATGGGGCAGCACCCTTTGACATCAACGCCTCGATCAAGGCTGTGGAGCCGGTCTCGGGAGAGGTCACGTTCGAGAACCGCAGCGGCGACTACATCTCCGCCGAGGTCAGCCTGACGGCGGCGCGGGTAGGGGTCGATGGACGCCGCTACCGCCTGATGATGGTGCATGGCATTACCGGCGCGGGCCATCGCAGCCGGGTGGTCGAGCTGCAGAATACGGTGTTCCGCTCGCTGTCGAGCGAGATCCAGATCCAGGACGTGGCGGACATGGTCTGCCGCGAGGTCGAGACGCTGGTGCCCAATACGGTTGCCGTGCTGATCCTGCTCGATGAGCAGAACCGGCTGCGCATCCTTTCAGGCCCCGGCATGCCACGCCGCTTTGCCGCGGCCCTGGAAGACATGCGCCTGACCGAGGCCGATATTGCCGCCCTTGCCAATGACCTGAACGAGGCGACGACCATCGTCTGGGACAGCTACCGCTCGGTTGGCATCTCGCTGGGGCTGCACCATTGCTGGGCTTCGGCCATCCGCACGCGCAACGGGCGCATTACCGGCATCTTCGCGCTGTATTCGCGCTCCGAGCGCAACCGTGGCGGCTGGCCCGCGCAGATCGTGAACAGCTGCGTGCCGTTCTGTGGCGTGCTGATCGAGCAGCATGAGGCGCGCCAGCACATCTCGCAGCTGTCGAACTACGACCCGCTGACCGGCTTCCTCAACCGCACGGCGGTGCACAAGGTCATCCGCTCGCTGATCGGCCAGCCGGGGGATAATCATTTCGCGCTGTACATGATCGATATCGACCGCTTCCGTGATATCAACGACGCGCTGGGCCATATCAATGGCGATGGGTTCCTGAAATCCGTTTCCGAGCGGCTCAAGGGTGTTTCGCGCAGCAATTACGTGCTCAGCCGTTCCGGCCCGAACGAGTTCCTGATCATCGTGCCCAACACGCGGCGGGAGGAGGCGCTCAAATTCGCCGATATGTTGCATGGCTGCGTCAAGCAGCCCATCGAGATCGGTGGCAACATGATCGTGCCGACGCTGGGCATCGGCATCAGCCTGTTCCCTGAAAACGGGCCGGATGGCGAATCCCTGCTCAGCTATGCCGAGCAGGCCATGCGGCAGGCCAAGCGCTCGGGGCTGGGCGTGACCCACCTCGCGCGCTCGGAAGACAACAAGGCCGCGCAGGACCGGCTGCTGCTCGGCTCGGCGCTGCGTGAATCGCTGGCGCAGGGGCTGCTCAACCTGCAGTACCAGCCGCAGATCGACGTGCGCAACAACACGCTGTATGGCGTGGAAGCGCTCTCGCGGTGGAACCACCCCACGCTGGGCAACATCTATCCCTCGCGCTTCATTGCCGTGGCGGAGGAAACCGGGCAGATCGAGGCCATCGGCACCTGGTCGCTCGAGCGCGCCGTAAAGCAGATCCTTGAATGGGACGCCCACGGCATTTACGTGCCCACGGTGGCGGTCAACCTTTCCGCCGGGCATTTCCGCAACCGCAATCTGCCCGGCTTCATTGCCCGCCTGCTCAGTGACAGCAAGCTCGAGCCCCATCGCCTGACGGTCGAGATTACCGAGAGCGTGATGATGACTGAAAACGAGGACACGAACATGGTCCTCCAGTCCATCCGCAACCTTGGCGTGGCGCTGTCGATGGATGATTTCGGCACGGGGTATTCGTCGCTTTCCAGGCTGACGCGCCTGCCGCTGACCGAGATCAAGATCGACCGCAGCTTCATCATGAACCTCGAGCATGACGCCAACGCCCAGGCCGTGACCACGGCGGTGATCGGCATTGGCGGCCGTCTTGGCATGACGGTGGTGACCGAAGGCGTGGAAACCGTGCGCCAGCTTGACCTGCTGTGCCAGCTTGGGTGCGATGTGGTGCAGGGCTACCTGTTCGCCCGCCCCATGCCGCCTGAAAAACTTGAGGAATGGCTGCGTGATGACCGCCTCGCCGCCGTGCTGAAGGAAGCCAAGGAAAGCCGCGCCGCCGCCAGCGAATAA
- a CDS encoding dihydroorotase yields the protein MTLPIFDLCLKNGSVVLPDATVVTDVYVRDGRIARIGGQGDAGRVIDCTGLTVLPGVIDTQVHFREPGLTAAEDLATGSLAAVMGGVTAVFEMPNTKPPTDCPEAVVAKLEHARGRMWCDHAFYVGATTDNAERCAELEMLPGTAGIKIFMGSSTGSLLVSEDAVLERVLRSGRRRVAIHAEDETRLHERLNERKAGDPSSHPVWRDEETALRATRRIVQLARRTGRRIHVLHITTPAELEFLSGHKDIASCEVTPQHLTLAGEDAYARLGTLAQMNPPIRGQKYRDGLWYWMGQGVPDIIGSDHAPHPLAAKQRAYPDTPSGMPGVQTLLPLMLNHVAQGRLSLRRLVDMTSAGPQRLFGLVRKGRIAVGYDADFSVVDLGARWTVQQEWLASKCGWSPFVGDELTGRPMGTIIRGNVVMWENQIAPTAQGEPLLFEATDRPREA from the coding sequence ATGACCCTACCCATTTTTGATCTCTGTCTGAAAAATGGCAGCGTTGTCCTGCCTGACGCCACGGTCGTGACCGATGTTTACGTGCGTGACGGGCGTATCGCCCGTATTGGCGGGCAGGGTGACGCGGGCCGGGTCATTGACTGCACGGGGCTGACCGTGCTGCCCGGCGTGATCGACACGCAGGTGCATTTTCGCGAGCCGGGGCTGACGGCGGCGGAAGACCTGGCCACCGGCAGCCTTGCTGCCGTGATGGGTGGCGTGACCGCCGTATTTGAAATGCCCAACACCAAGCCGCCCACCGACTGCCCCGAGGCGGTGGTGGCCAAGCTTGAACATGCGCGCGGGCGCATGTGGTGCGACCATGCCTTTTACGTGGGCGCCACGACCGATAACGCCGAGCGCTGCGCCGAGCTGGAAATGCTGCCGGGCACGGCGGGGATCAAGATCTTCATGGGGTCTTCCACCGGCAGCCTGCTGGTGTCCGAGGATGCGGTGCTTGAGCGGGTGCTGCGCTCGGGCCGCCGCCGTGTCGCGATCCATGCCGAGGACGAGACCCGCCTGCATGAGCGCCTGAACGAACGCAAGGCAGGCGACCCGTCGAGCCACCCGGTCTGGCGTGATGAGGAAACGGCCCTGCGCGCCACGCGGCGCATCGTGCAGCTTGCGCGGCGCACGGGGCGGCGCATCCATGTGCTGCACATCACCACCCCGGCCGAACTTGAGTTCCTGTCAGGCCACAAGGACATTGCGAGTTGCGAGGTGACGCCGCAGCACCTGACGCTGGCAGGCGAGGACGCCTATGCCCGCCTCGGCACGCTGGCGCAGATGAACCCGCCCATCCGTGGCCAGAAATATCGCGACGGGCTGTGGTACTGGATGGGGCAGGGCGTGCCCGATATCATCGGCTCCGACCATGCGCCCCATCCGCTGGCGGCCAAGCAGCGCGCGTATCCCGATACGCCTTCGGGCATGCCGGGGGTGCAGACCCTGCTGCCGCTCATGCTCAACCATGTGGCTCAGGGGCGGCTGTCGCTGCGCCGCCTGGTGGACATGACATCAGCCGGTCCGCAGCGCCTGTTCGGGCTGGTGCGCAAGGGGCGCATCGCGGTGGGATATGACGCGGACTTTTCGGTCGTGGACCTTGGCGCGCGCTGGACGGTGCAGCAGGAATGGCTGGCCTCGAAATGTGGCTGGTCGCCTTTTGTGGGCGATGAACTGACCGGCCGCCCCATGGGCACCATCATCCGCGGCAATGTGGTCATGTGGGAAAACCAGATCGCGCCCACCGCGCAGGGTGAGCCGCTGCTGTTTGAGGCAACAGACCGCCCGCGCGAAGCCTGA
- a CDS encoding TetR/AcrR family transcriptional regulator → MKTPADRTRAARGDKATRHAALTAEIATIVLHEGLGDMSVRALAAKLGTSDRMLLYYFTTREQMILAVLHEISNRLSHLLAEHSTGPRLSPGQFLTRVLALAHEADVAPFMQVWTDVIARGARGMQPYDTVARDIVRAWMAWIDSRLTTPPTGAQPGRAAAILSIVEGISLLEVASPGSTAGVSTYLTGLLDPTPPGCP, encoded by the coding sequence ATGAAAACGCCAGCAGACCGCACACGTGCCGCCCGGGGCGACAAGGCGACCCGCCACGCGGCCCTGACTGCCGAGATCGCGACGATTGTCCTGCATGAGGGGCTGGGGGATATGAGCGTGCGCGCGCTGGCGGCCAAGCTGGGCACAAGCGACCGCATGCTGCTTTATTATTTCACGACCCGTGAGCAGATGATCCTGGCCGTGCTGCATGAAATCAGCAATCGCCTGAGCCACCTGCTGGCGGAGCATAGTACGGGGCCACGCCTGTCACCGGGGCAGTTTCTGACCCGTGTGCTCGCGCTTGCCCATGAGGCGGATGTGGCCCCCTTCATGCAGGTATGGACCGATGTCATCGCCCGTGGCGCCAGAGGGATGCAACCCTATGACACCGTCGCGCGCGATATAGTCCGGGCCTGGATGGCGTGGATCGACTCACGCCTGACCACACCGCCCACGGGTGCCCAGCCGGGCCGGGCAGCCGCCATCCTTTCCATCGTGGAGGGCATAAGCCTGCTGGAAGTCGCCAGCCCGGGCAGCACGGCAGGGGTCTCGACCTATCTGACAGGCCTGCTGGACCCCACGCCACCGGGGTGCCCGTAA